A window from Salvelinus sp. IW2-2015 linkage group LG5, ASM291031v2, whole genome shotgun sequence encodes these proteins:
- the LOC111964048 gene encoding nucleus accumbens-associated protein 2, whose protein sequence is MSQLLHLEIPNFGSTVLGSLNEQRLLGQYCDVSILVKGQAFKAHRAVLAASSLYFRDLFSSSSKSQFELPSSVTPACFQLILSFCYTGKLTMAASEQLVVMYTAGYLQIQHIVERGMDLMFKANSPHCDSQTAAMEEQQPGSEPQSPSNNTLAGSGTSILGPPGWSPSLVQPTRRIKLEGCDPLPSLSHHKKGSSSSELGGRLSKGSSLFYTGAGGTTIFPGMQPYPVAGGERSSPGASSLPTTDSPTSYQNEDEEFEEEPYDGITEEAYSQIYGRSANPYGIQEKPEMAAMPLSLESRSCVLIRRDLVALPASLVSQIGYRCHPKLYTEGDPGEKLELVGGTSVFMTRGQLMNCHLCAGIKHKVLLRRLLATFFDRNTLANSCGTGIRSSTSDPSRKPLDSRVLNAVKLYCQNFAPNFKESEMNVIAADMCTNARRVRKRWLPKIKSMLPDGMEVYRASVGVAAGVGLGLALGAAGPGVVLPFETDFKSMTPSSLSLDQRLYSEQKDPRRTHSLLDTVSPGLGEPGGEGVDADIVGPQAGEEEQEEEEEEAGLEGALMPGGEAGGRGDMAPGQEGKELGEDLRMNGQ, encoded by the exons ATGTCCCAGCTGCTCCACTTGGAGATCCCCAACTTCGGCAGCACGGTGCTGGGCTCCCTCAATGAGCAGCGCCTGCTCGGTCAGTACTGCGATGTCTCCATCCTGGTTAAAGGCCAGGCCTTCAAGGCCCACCGGGCTGTACTAGCCGCCAGCAGCCTCTACTTCCGAGACCTGTTCAGCAGCTCGTCCAAGAGCCAGTTCGAGCTGCCCTCGTCGGTGACTCCCGCCTGCTTCCAGCTGATATTATCCTTCTGCTACACAGGAAAGCTGACCATGGCAGCCAGCGAGCAGCTGGTGGTGATGTACACCGCCGGGTATCTTCAGATCCAACATATTGTGGAGCGGGGCATGGACCTGATGTTTAAGGCCAACTCGCCCCACTGTGACTCTCAGACGGCAGCCATGGAGGAGCAGCAACCAGGCTCAGAGCCCCAGAGCCCCAGTAACAACACACTGGCCGGGTCAGGGACGTCCATCCTGGGGCCACCGGGCTGGTCCCCCTCCCTGGTGCAGCCCACGCGGAGGATCAAACTGGAGGGGTGCGATCCGTTGCCCAGCCTGAGTCATCATAAGAAAGGGTCCTCTTCATCTGAGCTGGGAGGGCGGCTCTCCAAGGGAAGCTCATTGTTCTACACGGGGGCGGGGGGAACCACCATCTTCCCGGGGATGCAGCCCTATCCAGTGGCAGGGGGAGAGAGGTCCAGTCCTGGGGCCTCCAGCCTGCCTACCACAGACAGCCCAACCTCCTACCAGAATGAGGATGAGGAGTTTGAGGAAGAGCCTTACGACGGGATCACAGAAGAGGCCTACAGTCAGATCTATGGGCGCTCAGCCAACCCATATGGAA TTCAGGAAAAGCCAGAGATGGCAGCCATGCCCCTGTCCCTGGAGAGCCGCTCCTGTGTGCTGATCCGTAGGGACCTGGTGGCCCTGCCCGCCAGCCTCGTCAGCCAGATCGGCTACCGCTGCCACCCCAAGCTCTACACCGAAGGAGACCCGGGGGAGAAACTGGAGCTGGTGGGAG GTACATCTGTGTTTATGACACGGGGCCAGCTGATGAACTGTCACCTGTGTGCTGGCATCAAACACAAAGTCCTACTGCGTCGCCTGCTCGCCACCTTCTTCGACAG GAACACCCTGGCTAACAGTTGTGGGACTGGCATCCGCTCTTCTACCAGTGACCCCAGTAGGAAACCTCTGGATAGCCGTGTGCTCAACGCTGTCAAAC tctactGTCAGAACTTTGCACCCAACTTCAAAGAGAGTGAGATGAACGTGATTGCCGCAGACATGTGCACCAACGCGCGGCGCGTCCGCAAACGCTGGCTACCCAAGATCAAGTCCATGCTGCCTGATGGTATGGAGGTCTACCGGGCCAGTGTGGGGGTGGCCGCTGGTGTGGGCCTGGGCCTGGCCCTGGGAGCCGCCGGACCCGGGGTGGTGCTCCCCTTCGAAACCGATTTTAAATCCATGACCCCCTCTAGCCTGTCCCTAGACCAGAGGCTGTACTCGGAGCAGAAGGACCCACGCAGGACTCACTCTCTGTTGGACACAGTCAGCCCAGGGTTGGGGGAGCCTGGAGGGGAGGGCGTGGACGCAGATATTGTCGGTCCCCAGgcaggggaggaggaacaggaggaagaggaggaggaggctgggtTGGAGGGGGCCTTGATGCCGGGAGGCGAGGCCGGGGGGCGGGGTGACATGGCCCCAGGACAGGAAGGGAAGGAGTTAGGAGAGGACCTGAGAATGAACGGGCAGTGA